The genomic stretch TGTTAGTATATTTTATCGGTTTGTCTTATAGTTCGGGGGTGTCTGTTTCGGTGGTTTCCAAGAGGGTGGCGGCTGTTACCTTTTGGTTACGGTTGCGGGGTCTTGTGGATGTGTCTAAATATTTTCTGGTACGGCAGGCTTTGAAGGGTTATAGGCTGAGTGCGGCTCGTCCAGACACTCGTAGGCCGGTTTCGTGGGCAGTGTTGCAGTCGTTGTGGGAGACGGTTGGTGTGGTGTGTTTGACGCCTTATGAGGTTTGTTTCTTTAGGGCTGCCTTTTCCCTGGCCTTTTTTCGGGCCCTCAGGGTGTCTGAATTGGTGTCGGGAAGTCGGTTGTGTGGGGGCGGTTTGTTGCGGCAGGATGTGTGTTTTTCTGGGGAAGGTTTACGTTGTGTATTGCGcaggtctaaaacggatcaggagggcaAAGGAGTGGTTATTATACTGCGCCCGTTGCTTGggtcggttttgtgtccggtcaggtGTTTAGAGGAGTTGTTGGCGGTTAGGCTGGATGTGGTGGGTTCGTTGTTGATGCATGTGGATGGGTCGGCATTGTCGCGGTATCAATTTGTTGCGGTTTTTCGGAAGTGTTTGGTTGCAGCAGGTTATCCGGCATGGGAATTTGCGTCTCATTCCTTTAGGATTGGGGCGGCAATGGAGGCGGCCAGATGGGGCCTgggggaggaggccattaagcggATTGGTCGGTGGGAATCTAGATGTTATCGATCTTATGTTCGTCCCCATATGTTGTGAGTGCCGGGGGTAAAAGTTTTGTTGTTTATACGTAATTTTGTTAGGTTTTGATTTTATTTGTTCACAGGGTCGGCTTGTATGGCATGGATCTTCGGACATTCCTACGTGTACTGGGGAGCATTGCGGGCGGACGTGAGGAGGAACGGACGGCAATTGGGGTTCGACCCGGCTGACATGCAAGTGCGCTGGATTGGCATACAGGGTCTTTTGTGGGGTAGGGTGCTTCCGGAATTTCATTCTTCAGTCTCTTTGGATAGGTCACCTGATATTGTGGTATTGCATGTTGGAGGAAATGATCTGGGTGTTCACAGTACTAGGGAGGTGATTCGGGATATCAAATTGGACCTGCTGCGTTTATGGTCTGATGTCCTGGGTATATTAGTGGATTGGTTCGAGGTGGTGGCTCGGAGGGTGTGGCGTTTTGCGAGGTTGGTGGACCGTCTTAACAGGGCCCGGGCTAAGCTTAATAGGGAGGTTTGGCGTTTTGTGAGACGCCATGGTGGAATTGTGGTGAGGCATCGGGAGCTGGAGGCGGCATCGCCTCAGTTCCTTAGGtctgatggtgttcacctgaacgAGGTGGGAATTGATATGTGGGTCTTAGGGATTCAGGAGGGTCCGGAGACGGCCCTTCGGGTGTGGCGGGGCGCCCATAGGCTAGTGTGACTGATATGTCCTCTATTTATTAGACAGGTGTCAGCTCTACAGTCTTGTATAACACAAGTCGTCTTGTACAGTAGCCTTTAATGCACAGAGATCTTAATATGTGAGATTCAACCGACCTTTAatgttaaggggttgtctcacttcagcaaatatcatttattatgcagagagaGTCAATACAAGCCACTAGCTAATGtcttgggattgtccatattgcttcctttactggctggatacatttttttcCATCACAGTATTGACTGCTCATTTCCATTGTTACGGGTCAACCACCTTGATCAATAAAAGTCAGTGGCTGCGGCCTGCgcctacacactataggaaaaatcccTAGCCTATGTCCCACGGTCCTGGACACTGGGGAGGTCTATGTGTTTTCCGATATTgctcaagcacggccaccactgatggattgccggTGGGACTCATaagtatggaaaaaatgaataaagcaaaggaggcaatatgggtaataatatattaagtgccttgtattaactttctctacgtgaaaaatgccactttctgagagagagagaacccctttaactacttccAAACATGACTCCAATTAAATATACTGCAATGAGAAGAAAAATTACCCACGTACAACAATTTGCTAGTGGGCTTTGCTAAcgtattctttaaaaaaatttgtAGCCAGTGCTTCATTTGTATTTAGGACTATCAGCTAGATATGGATTATACCTGCGGTTTCATCTAGTCTGTGTGTGTATGGCATTACTGTTGGGTTGTTGAAGATAGTCCTTTatgctccaattttttttttctaatttctgtttttttttatttctacctTTTGGGTTTACAAACTCCAGTTAATACATTGTTTTCCACTGTAACCGGATGCTATGGTGTTTTTGCTTTCATTTGCAGAACTCGTTTTATTTTGGTTGCAATCACCTGTAGAAGATGGTGTAGCTTTCAATATCTGCCGGCCATCCGGCAAATGGCTGGAAGACCACaggagccaccaatgtttcttcttGGTCCCATTTTGGAGCATCAATATTTTGCATGACCCCCCAAATGATGTAATGGAGTTAATAAATCCAGATTTTTTTGGACCATTGGGAAGATGTAGCCCAGTCTGCTTTGTGGAAACACTGCTGCCAACCTGCTATTAGAGACATGCATCCACCATATTTGCTGCCTGCCAGAGTTGCACTGCAGCccagcaggaccagtcaggacaGTTAGGCCGGACAAGAAGCGGAGCGGTAAGGGGAGGCCGCTCATGAAGAGGGTTTTGGGTGTGAGGGGACAGGGAGGTAGGGGTTAAGGCACGGAGGAGGGATTCAGGTAAGGGCGCGTTTCGCCATGCGAACGGGGGGGTTGCTATGGGTCAGAGCGGAGATTGAGGCGGGGTCAGTGGCATTCGGCCAGGAGGAAGCGAACGAGCAGGATTATGGCAGCACCGGCGTGGTCTGTAGAGGAGATGTTGGAGCGGCTGCGCAGGgaggcggaggtgcgggggcctggctggtTGCAGGAGCAGGTTGGTGCGTGTATTATGGCTCCTGCTCCTGCAGCTACCCCCACTGTACAGGCTGTCCGGCCGCGGCGGGGTGTCCCACCGGCGCGCCTTAGCCCTGAAAGCACCCCCTGGGTCCGGCGCCGAGTAGGGAGCCCCTCAAGGGACCCTCCGCGGTGGACAGGGTCTGCTTAGTCTTCTGCAGGGCTCTCTCATCGCGGGAGGAATCCACTACACGGCGGGGCCCAGAGCAGAGCGGGATGCCCCTTCCCCCGCTCTCTGCTGCCAGTCTTGGGGACGCAGGACCAGGAACGGTGGATCGGCCCAGTCCAGGTCCCAGCGGGCGGTCTACTCAGCTGTGCGATGAGATCCATGTGTTTCGGGCTGCACAGAGTGGGGGAGAAGAGCGGTGCAGGCCCAGTGAAGTCCCGGGCAGAGGTGGAGCCGTGTCAGCGTGCCAGAGGCCTGCCAGCATCATCCAGAGGGCCGTGCAATTCGTCCGGGAGGAGGTACCGTCGACGTCCAGGAGCAGCGCCGAAGGAGAGTCCGTGCAgcgggagtcaggatctgcggcagagggagtcacagcgcccgtggtgcctggtgagacTACTTGGGGTCCCTTGTTAGCGCAGGGCTTCCCGGCGGGAGGTGCTGGGGGGGGTGGCCATGGGTGAGTTAGGAAAAGGGttggggcagttgttgggggGATTGGCGGGTTGGTTGTCTAGTCTGGGGTCAGGAGGTGTGTCGTCATTGCCGGCGTGGGGGGTGCTGCCAGGACTGGTAGCCGGGTCGTGCGGAGGGTCGGTGGAGACTCAGGTTGGGGGGGAGGAAGAGGTGCAGAGGTTGGATGACAGAGCGCGTGGTGaagtgtatgtgtgctttgagggcccatttgaagcaggaggctAAGGAGAAGATctggaaaggggagtatgtggagatattttCACTGCTCCCTTTGGAacggtttaatttggataggggtaagaaggacgagggtaaaaaggaggaggaggagaagcggcggcATAGGTTAATTCCCCGCACATTTGCAAATTGGCTACAGGCGTTTGCCATATTGGCAAGTGTAATTGGGGAAAGGTCCCCGGAATGTTGTTCAGCGTTGTTCTGCTACCAGGATGCTATGGGGAAGGCGTATCGGGTGTATGGCGGTGTGGGGTGGCTTCGCTACGACGAGCAGTTTCGGCAGCGTAAGGCGGTTAGGTCGGATATAcggtgggaccacaaggaca from Bufo gargarizans isolate SCDJY-AF-19 chromosome 8, ASM1485885v1, whole genome shotgun sequence encodes the following:
- the LOC122945678 gene encoding uncharacterized protein LOC122945678, coding for MSSVALERGLGVSSELIRQSVSRSTWLAYSSVWSQWEQLLDQVGGYEVVEDFQMLVYFIGLSYSSGVSVSVVSKRVAAVTFWLRLRGLVDVSKYFLVRQALKGYRLSAARPDTRRPVSWAVLQSLWETVGVVCLTPYEVCFFRAAFSLAFFRALRVSELVSGSRLCGGGLLRQDVCFSGEGLRCVLRRSKTDQEGKGVVIILRPLLGSVLCPVRCLEELLAVRLDVVGSLLMHVDGSALSRYQFVAVFRKCLVAAGYPAWEFASHSFRIGAAMEAARWGLGEEAIKRIGRWESRCYRSYVRPHML